In a genomic window of Methanosarcina horonobensis HB-1 = JCM 15518:
- a CDS encoding helix-turn-helix transcriptional regulator, protein MNFRKLCKIACVFIFLICVQGNALAATIHGTVYEWYSFEPLKNSIVEINSTPEQSYVATDAEYSFNLTPGTYLITANYFEENTIVYTTEEEVIVSADEGEYVRDLLLFPTYQEDLLYQEDFENVDLDFEETETQSQVSSQNTVLTFALLAVCILLLAGYLVKKEKRNPPEKVSGSPREAQSLNSSKSNTSEPDTSKPENFTAGAKISGYAELGEAGSIEEVHKTNYEPHASHIVGGDTSETETAVQQEVKLPEDSKMFVNSLSEEIPDSLSLEGPESPEASLPDDLKEIMNLIRANGNRITQRELRKKSPYSESKVSLMLSDLEERGLVEKFKRGRGNIIRIPDEEVLKQTGFNERNG, encoded by the coding sequence GTGAATTTTAGAAAGCTCTGCAAGATCGCCTGTGTATTCATTTTCCTGATTTGTGTTCAGGGAAATGCACTTGCGGCGACGATTCACGGGACCGTATATGAGTGGTATAGTTTTGAACCTCTCAAAAACTCAATAGTTGAGATTAACTCTACTCCGGAGCAGTCTTATGTTGCAACGGATGCCGAATATTCTTTTAATCTTACTCCGGGAACTTATCTGATAACTGCCAATTATTTTGAAGAGAATACTATAGTTTATACAACTGAAGAAGAAGTTATAGTTTCCGCCGATGAAGGGGAATATGTCCGTGATCTTCTCCTTTTCCCTACTTATCAGGAAGATCTTCTTTATCAGGAAGATTTCGAAAATGTCGATCTGGATTTTGAGGAAACGGAAACTCAATCTCAAGTAAGTTCACAAAATACGGTCTTAACTTTTGCTTTACTTGCAGTTTGTATCCTGCTTCTTGCTGGTTATCTGGTAAAAAAGGAAAAAAGAAACCCTCCTGAAAAGGTATCAGGTTCTCCGAGAGAAGCTCAAAGTCTTAATTCATCAAAATCAAACACATCAGAGCCAGATACATCAAAACCTGAAAATTTCACCGCAGGAGCAAAAATATCGGGATATGCAGAGCTCGGTGAAGCCGGTTCAATTGAGGAAGTTCACAAGACAAACTATGAGCCTCATGCATCTCATATTGTAGGAGGAGATACCTCTGAGACAGAAACAGCTGTGCAACAAGAAGTGAAGTTGCCAGAAGACTCAAAAATGTTCGTTAATTCCCTGTCTGAAGAGATACCTGATTCATTGAGCCTCGAAGGTCCAGAAAGTCCGGAAGCAAGTCTACCTGACGATCTGAAAGAGATAATGAATCTGATCCGAGCTAATGGAAATCGAATTACCCAGAGAGAACTCCGAAAGAAGTCTCCTTATTCAGAGTCTAAAGTAAGTCTTATGCTTTCGGATCTCGAAGAACGTGGATTGGTTGAAAAGTTCAAAAGGGGCAGAGGAAATATTATCCGAATTCCCGATGAAGAGGTCCTCAAACAGACAGGATTTAATGAGAGGAATGGGTAA